In the genome of Aedes aegypti strain LVP_AGWG chromosome 2, AaegL5.0 Primary Assembly, whole genome shotgun sequence, the window ggattacTTGGAAAATTCGAGGAAGTGTTATATGTagcgatttttttgaaataattattgAAGGAAAATCTTTAAGTAAATTTTTGTAGAATTTCTGTAGTAAATCCTGGAGGATTCCCTAATGAAatttccggaataattcctgaaagaatctcgaGAGATCTACCTGGGAAAAATTTTGCAAGTATGCTTGGagtaatttctgcagaaacCACTAGAAATAACAGGAGTAATTCTTTaagatccctgtaggaattcctggataaagacaaacatttttgtacaggtgtcctggtggaatccttggaagaatctctggtaatatttctggaggaagctctATAGGAATATCAGGAGAAATCGTTTGAAgcgttcttgaagaaatctctgaaggaatccctggaataatttcttgAGAAGTTCCCGCAGAAATCCTTTcagatattcctggaagaatctcagtgGAGATTATACTGCAGGAACCTATGgcggaatcactggagaaactcctcgcaacatctctagaagaattgttgtagagattttcctgtagaaatccttggagaaatattTACAGGGATCTTtagatgaacacctgaatgaattcctagagaaatagctgaagatattcctggagtagtaacaatcaaaaattctcCTTGGAGACATTCCCGAAAGAATCTCTGACAATATCCCTAGTTGAATTTATGGAGAAACCGCTGTAGAGATTACGATAAAGATAATCTTGGAGTAAATGTCTGGTAAAAGCCTTGGAGGaatcttcaaagaaattcctggaggaatttttgaaaatattcttggaggaatctggAAGAATGTCTGGAGAAATGGGTGGTGTAAACATTGGAGATTTggtaggaactcttgatggaagctgagaaacaggctctgtcacggttgggacgtaatgtcagGATCAAAAAGGAGACATTTATGTTTAGTATTAAAGAGATGAAATCGACACTGTTGCTTCATAGGGACTTATCTGTCTTCATCCATTgctcttcatcgttgctctcttcgCATTTTCACATAAAACTGATTCACTTTTCGAAACTCTTTTTCAATTTGTACGATAACGGATCGCCGAAACTTGCATCGTGATCTAGAAACattgcgatttttttcattttgacgATGGTCAAGCGTTTGCTTGATAGATCCTCgctttttcgaaaaagtttacAAGATGTAAGTTCCTTTTTACTTTTTCACATCAGGACGCTAGTCAGCGAAGCAATCTTGCATCCTGAGATGGGAACATGCCAGCAAACTTGCATCTTTTCacatttattcacagaagagagaatcgaagaaaagagaaatcgatcatgctcAGGGGTTGAATACTGAGAGAATTGAGAGCAATTCTCACTTATCACTCTCTGTcgcaatcatgatccgcaacacatcatgagagactgtttatcgtctactgctacagctctgattagatcCGGAAGAGggtgataaaacccatctaaacaagctccaaatctGTTGGTTGTTGGAGGATTGTTACCTACCTCCCATGGTAAATAAGCgagtaaaatgtttttaatcatCGCTCGCTCTTAGGAGCTCTCTTTAGTTTCTGccatttatcaagcttgttataAATAACTTGGGAATCATTGCCGATCCAGCACCAACACAGATACATATTCTTCTTCACCtcctttgatcgtgcttcgatatcaattgagaacgaatcCTGCAACGCCTGATCATGTCACATTATTAGGGCAAATACTAGCACATACTTGAGTTATTCACGAAAAAGAGGatcgatgaaaagaaatcgacgaagtcagataagcccttattaacccgtataggcccgagtgaaagcaaaaattctaaaaccctcaccgctcagagaattcttaatggattcaaatgatttttgtcagtatactgacacacatatctagtttctagaagtggacagaggaatgCGGTAATATtgctgtggtcggagttattccggtggatcactgggtcaggtagtgtgagaagggtactgtgcgtttgtgcccctggaggtaggcaaattacaagtcacagataatttccggaatcggttataatgtggccactacgtgacggaattttgagaaaattgcatcagtgtaaaccttttgagaaacgattgaattggataactatgagtattgcatttgattaatcctacatatgaccattttcgggtcccggaacggctcaaacttacgataaagtgaccaaattgtatctgaacatctgtgccaagcttatgggaacgcattttagtgcacaattatgtttgatttctactctTAGAGAATTGAAACCAATTAGTATCATACAAATCTATATCTGGTTCTTCCGGGcgttacgtccgaatggccacatccggtatattttaaacggtacaaaactcttcatttataatgtttaatgtcagatcttaatgatttatgcaaattaaaatgattgccatcgcaaataaataaaggtaacttggcatgtcccaaaaaacagcccttttttacccgacttgacccagtgacccaccggaataactccggccacaggaatatttccgagttcctctggcctcttctagaaactagatatgtgggccagtgaactgacaaaaaatcatttgaatacgTTCAGATCTCTCTGAGTGGttagggtttcagtatttttgctttcactcaggcctatacgggttaaggaaGAGTGTCGAAATGCGTTGGTCAGTCCAGCGGCTTAGCAATGTTGGAAGATCTTGAAGACATAAATCAAACCCGAAAAATTAATGAATTTATTCGTATTGCGACAGTTCATACCGAATTCAAACCAGGAAAACCAAATAACAATTTAAAGTTTGGCCAAATTACGTAGGAGGGAAATTCGTAAAATTGCAAACCTGCTGGTGACCTTCCATTTTCAGGCAACAGTGGCGCCTGTCAATTCTGATTTGGTGCGTTAAGGGCAAGAATTAGAAATTGATCTTACATTTTTCGGCTGCTACAGATCGTTAAACCTAATGCATATCAACGAAGTAATGCATGTCATTGCATAGGTATCAATATTCAGTTGTTAATACATTGTAGAAAATTGCGAGTCAAAGCCTGAGATGAGTCAATTCAGAAATCTCACATTTGGCATTTCCCATGAAATATTAAACATGCCTTCTCAAGAGAGTTAgccttcatatttttaaaatctgtacaatgaaaaaaatatgtataatttTGATGCGATACGCCAAATCCCACATGTAAAAAGTCAGGACTCAGATGTTTGATTCAATAAAATTTGGTATATAACTATGAATATATGCatgtttgaaaatacaaaacatTCCATTGCACAATCACCATTAATCCTCAAAGTGACCCCTTTATGCTACGCCTAGCATTTTCAATCGGCATGGGAAAATTTACTGTTTATTAATTCACAGGAGGCGCAAGCAAAATTGTGCACCATCCAAAGGGGCTCACCAATTGCGCAAAACGATGAAATTTGCTGACCACAGTGACTTTGCCGTGTGCATCCGACCGGCTTCGAAAGTCAGTCCCGAAGGAAGTGCCCACAGAGCTGAGACACCGTTAGCCAGACTTGTCACGTGGCACACAAGAAAATGCCATTTCGGCAGGAATTGAAATGGATCAAGTTCAACTACTACTGCACCTACTTACCTTTTCCAATGTGGTCTTGTTGGCATTTGCGTGAACTCATTCAAAATGCTGCACAATCTATTGGAGGTGGATTCAATTGAACAAGAAAAACTCCGCCCGATCGATACTCCGTTCGTAAATATTGTGATTGAAATGTCACGGTCCACCAACCGCCGGGCCCCGGATCAAAATCTTCCGGTCCGTGGTATCGGTTGAACATGGTAGATCAATTTTCAATCGGTTGACACGAACCACGGATTTCACTTCATCGTCATGTTTGCCGCCGCAGCCAGACTGTCTGGTTTCGAATTGCTGGCCGCTCTGGTACTACCTCCTCCTTCTCCTCCTTCACGTACTCATTACTGATAGACGATGTTTGTTGAAACAAGTTTAAAAGAAAAGTAGAACATAACCGTGGAAGCATAATTGGGTCGCATTTTTCAATACTCTTCTCTGCTCTTGCAACACCAACAGGGACAGACCTTCGAGTAATTAGGAAGAAAGTgtgaaattacaataaaattaaTGCGGTTGACTCAACCCTTGGAACGGTGTGACACAGCTTTGAGTAAAATAAGGCTATCAAAGGCTTCTTGTGATATTCCTCGTCATAAATCATACACTTTTTAACGGTCCCATGATTCATGGAAAAAAATTAGATCAGCCTGTTCGTTTGCCGAAGAAGCGTTCATGATTTATACGCTTTAACCATGAGTAATGTAGTAATTTGACTCGCCCAAATGTGCCACACTCTCTTGAACAATCGAATGGGTATAGCATTTTTTATTAACGTAATTCTTCGTACTTCTTTTCCATTTCAGAACCTACAACTCTACGTCAGTATCCAGTCTTAGTTCAGGTGGTTCGACGGACAGCTGCTTGCCACCGAGTAGCTCAACGCTGCATTATCCAACGGCTTCTCATTCAGCTGGTTCATATTCTCTGTTGAACAACAACTACCGCCCTCTGAGTGGGTCATCCAACATACATAGTGCACATAACGGATTAAGTTTATCTTACGGCGCAAGTCATCATAGTTCAACATCTGGTGGTACTGTAGTGTCCCGCCTGAACGGAGGAGCTTCATCAACGATCACCTCTGGGGGTAGTAGTAGTGCAGGCACTGCAGGAAACTCCCTGGATGGACTTCCTACGTCCAACGCTCTCAGTAACAGTAGTGTGGGCCTGAACTCTACAGGTCACGGGACATCAGCAACCGCACTGGCTTCGTCCGAGCTGGGAATGTCGCATTGGCTGACCGACGGGACAGTCAAATCGGAAATCCGTAGCCCAGGACTTGACGCAGCCATCTCAGGGGGAAACCTCGCGGTTGGTTCTGCCCATCTCGATAGCTCACTATTCTGTGCCAACCCTAACAACCTCGACGCGCTGCAGAGTAGCACCAACTCGTATGATAAGTCCGAGTACTATCCGTACGCCTACAACATGCAGCAATACGCACCGTTTACGTATTCATCCTATGGATCGCCGTACCAAACGAGGACATCCTCGAAAATCCCCTCACCAAATACATATCTTCCATCAAGCTACGCGGCGGCCGCAGCTAACAACAACTCAGCACAAATCTACTCCTCTTACGGTTACAACAATTTCGCACAGTTCGGCACTAGTCAGCAGGACTACTACAACTACAACGATCCAACGTACTCGCCGTACTACCAGACCGCCACCTACCCACCGTACGTTAGTTCCCCCGGTTCCAGTGGGAGCCAAAGCTTCCACGTGGCAGCGGGTCTATCTGCGGAAAGTCCCTCGGAGGGACATTCCGCCGCAACACCAACCATGTTGGCCCACTCGCATTCTCCACAATCGCCCCTCTCCATCTCACCAACCATCCAAGCCGGCTCGGCAGCTGCTGTGGCAGCGGCTGCAGCAGCGGCAGCCGCCAAATCAACTCCCTCAGGAAAACCAGGACGAGCACGGGGGCGACGGCACGCACATCCCAGCCCGACGAGAAGTTCCACGTCGGAGCCTGGAGTGACGGAGAAGGCACCCGAGCGGATCTTCGTTTGGGACCTGGACGAGACCATCATCATTTTCCACTCGCTACTGACGGGGACCCACGCAGCCAAGTACAACAAGGTGAGTGGAAGATGCTTTCATTCGGTTCAAGgttatttattttacatgtaAAAGTGGTCCTACTGCTAATGTTTTCGTTTTTTGGGTCATGTACAGTGTGTTTTGTGTTTTTACGCGTAATTACTTCTTCTTACATTACGTTCTAATTCAAACAAAGTCTGTTTCTAAGCTGAGAGTTCtaagagcatttccacagttattaacccttcagttgtcgcgcggtttgctaccgtcagaaccaccacgctgattctgtgtacgataagcgaggtttttcacCACAGTTGTACAAATAATGATTCATTATGCAAATCAAAACAATTGCGAAATGAAAATGCGCTGCGAAACAGTCATTACGCAACATGTACTCCACTAGCGATTCCTTATTCTTGAAGAAGTTCTGCAATGGCTTGTCTAACAATTCTTCCGTGGATTTCAAATTACTTTAATCGCCGAAAATTCTTTAGAGTAAAGTGGaaagtggggtaagagtttctttttaagattattGGCTCAATTCGAAGCTAATGTTATGAATGtgatggtggttcgaatgctattgaagaaattgattgagatttggaaatgttatggctattttttttattataggcgtaaaaattgtaatttttggttgaACTTCTATTGCATGGtacaaagaaaaagaaagtttttttttctaattatctATGTAAGAGCCTAGCTAGGCCTGCCATAAAGATGCTTTGAAGCGTATTAGTTTTTGCGAGGCAAAAGTTCCAGCCATAAAAATTAGCAAATTGCCTAAATTCTACATATTCGCTTTTGTTTTAGCGTAATACTTATCGTGTGAAAACAAAATCACGTtttacttagttttgcgaaaattatctatttttgggtatatttcaATTAACACagttttgggaaattttttttataaaaattcagGGAGCATTTttctgcaaacataattttgtggctggtataaagtaagCCTGTCATAAACGTGTCGATATTCTGTGTTTCAGCCAGCAAATTTAGCCTAAACTATAGTTTTGAACTCTTTTCATGCCGGTTGGATAAAGATCTTTTTAGACAATCAGTATTAAAATTGTAATAACTAGAAAtggataaatattttgacacaagtttgttagGCAACATTGTAGgcaatacagtgatacctccatgagtcgatgttccatgactcgatgtcgactcatggaaccatactaaaaacaaaatttcatggttactatgatggtccctagaagcagctttccaaaggattgctgttcaatgactcgatatttccatgagtcgatggtcccttcaatatcgactcatggaggtttcattGTATGATGAAGGTTCATTGTGtaatattcatttcaaattacaaCAACAATCCTTCTAATttgtttaagaaaatttcaaagattaACTGCCAGAATCTATATAAATTCATATTTGTATGAATGTGATGTAATttaattcatccaaaaatactcTTGAGATTTACATTCAATATTATTATCGGCTAATTCCTTCATAATCCTCTGATTCTCTTGAAGATTCCGTGATATGTTTTTAAATGCCTTTGGAGAAATCTGTTTAAATATTTCTAGAAATTGAACTTAAGAAGACATAGTCAGAATTTTTGAGAAACGTCTGCAAAAATCTTAGAGGTATTCTTgtatttttttgagatttttttagagaGAAACTTCAAGTACTAATAAGTGAAGCCCCatagaaataagaaaaaaactaaaGTTTAGACACTTTTCAAATcgttgaatctttttttttctaaatgctTCAAATGGTGAACACAAATAGGTCTGAAtgctttttattcattttttgataTATCCTAGAAGTTTATAGGATTTTTACAGATAATTAGGAAAAAAagctcatttttttaaatcattccaATATTTCATTTTAAAGAAATATTCGAGGACAATCTTGAAGTATAGAAAatttcctggtgaaattctccAAGGATCTCCAAATTCTTGGATCTTTTCGAGAAGTAACCTTAACATATCCTGGAGCTAAGACTTAATCCTGAAGTTATAATGAAGATGAATTCTTAAATAAAAATCTGagaaatacacaaaaaatctcttgaaagcTTTCTTAGAATAATTCTTAGATTAGGAATTTATGTTGCCAAATAATTGTAATCTTTTTGGAGGAATAAAAgaaaagatttttgaagaaatctcaagaaattttgaagaataacCAAGGGTGAAAATGTAAttattcttgaagtaatttcaataaaattattaCAACATTcttataccgtaatccgggggcaaattgatcacttttttacaattttttgttcTGTTACCCttgggaattcaaatattgtcaaataaatttcgacaaaatcagaactccattgatctttatcagtttatgtaatcaaCTTTCCATGAAGTAATATTgtacatatcataaaaatagtttaaatatcaaaaaaataaaataaaataactggggcgaaattgatcactttataacaaagcaggtttaAGAATGAAAAATATCCGCATCTACTAAATGTAgatctcctgaatctgaaaattatgtcaaaattcttataactcaagtttttgatcattttattgcaaaattaaactttgagcatctgcctaatacgcctaaatgtaggcaattttccttgaaataagcacattattttagaataaacggttctatgagcaaaaaactatacttgctataccgtatgatatcaaaaatgagttcaggagttcatacttaagcttacacaataTTTTAAATACTCAAAGTTGACATGTACGCATAGCACCAGtagattgtttagcaccgacatttccaacggtattgcttacaccttcaaaaagtgtgaatatttctacgCACAACTGagcctaataaaaatgaaatagtgcaacatcatcattagacatccataaactagaaaacatggaaagtctgtggtgccaacgaaGCTTTCAGCATCCTTCGGAGGAAAAGTTTTTTGGTATCGACCTGATCAAACTCGCCCcactgatcaatttgcccccggattacggtactgttgCTGCGGTCTTGGTGACCAATtgaaattactggaagaattccGATTTAGTAGCTGAAGTAACACTGGTGGAATTAATttagaaatatttgaaggaatcgtGTAGTAGTTTTCCAGATGGTATGCCTCAAAGTATTCTAAAAGAATTTATGAAGCTATTTCAGTAATCTTTGGAGCAATCtttagaggaatctctaaatGCATTTCATAGGAAACCTTAAAAAATCCATCATTAAGGAAATCTTTGCATAATTGTTGGCGAGATTCATTACAGAATCCTATACGGTAAGCCTGGAGTTATCTATAATGAAATATCGCTAGAACCACTATCAGTATTCTGAAAAACTATAGAGCGAATTTCTGGAAAGAATTCTCATAAACATCATTTTAGTTGTTTCaggaaaaacaattttttttttcggtaaaactctcaagaaattcttaatAAATCTCTGGTAAAAATAAGAAAGAGTCATCAGGTTTACGATAAATGTTTGGAACAAAAACTCTTGGGAAAACAAATTGATTAGTTTGTGCAAACATTTCAGAGTTTAAGTTATTTTTGCAGataaaaaaatactgatttCATAGAAACTGAAAAAATACCAAAAGCATGAGGAACGCTGATATCGTTACGCTAATCGCCAAGTTGGATTCGTGTTCAAAGTTGACTATGAACCCAAAGAATTCGTGAATTAAATAAAGCCTTTATTTTACCCTAATATATACACACAAAGAAATCAACTGTAAAACCTTCAATGTTTGATATGAAGTCAACAAGATTTTCACATTGTTTTGACAGCAATAAGATATTTTGTTGCAATAGCATTTCAAGATCATTATCAAGTAACGAGATATGTTTTAGAAATAACAAGAATTTTCACAACGCTGTCATATATGCAGGCCCGGATTTGAAGGGGTGCCAAGCGAGCAAATGTCCCGGGCTTGATCGGGGAAGCGGGCCCCGAGGAGTAAAAAAAGCGAATCACAGTTTTAtgcattatttttacattaattattttaaattcaaaattcaagtcCGATGCCATTTCCAATAGAGATATTATGACATGAAACTAtttaatacagttaactctcccttactcgatattccgtatctcgatatcgagttagagaaccatagtaaaagttggttttcatggctaactcgatggtcccttggatcgcagttgcactggttttgtgttctgtaactcgatacctccctaactcgatggtcccttcaatatcgagtaagggagagataacTGTATTATATGTAGTAGTAAATTTCATATGTccgaaccagacgattataaaaatcgaatgtacatccgATTTTTTCTCGCTACAGCGCAATATTTGGTCTATGTTTTCaaaatcggaaggttttaaaatattctatcggtgatttttttttccatacattttgtttgGGCTGAAATGCGTCGAAAAACGGGATTTTCGTGAGTTTTAGaatgaaaaatagctaaaaagaggaaaaattcaaaatttcaccgatggaatattttgaagccttcagattatgaaaatataacccaaatactaaaatttagcgaaaaaaaacccgatgtacatttgatttttataatcgtctgtttcagacatagcgtgaacCGTTTCTGCAACCCCAGGTAACATtgatagctgaataacagtttagaCAGCTGAAATGAGGCTGAATAAAGTGCATTTTAGCTTAATAAGCTATTATTCAACTACCAATGTTGCTTGGgacataagcagaaggtcattgGTTGTACCCCGGGCTAGtctctttcctcgtactttgtagttgtatctttccaTTGCTTATATATTTTACTCTGAATATATGACAGTTGatttatcacagttcatagcattggATAGAATCCGAGACGGATGagaaaaccgtttccctacacttccattcttccatcattatagcaccgcctttccttacgcctgatacattggcagtctgctaaccaagcagcaagcctctctgccatgaaTTTACCCCTATACATTCCCGCATtcactggcgtagatgcaggggtatatccggtctactgtgggagccagtttcatgcatcatcaattccttacCCTTCCCCTCGTTGATCTGCATTCTGATCTGGCAAGCGCCATTTTTGCCTAAAAATacaagatcaccagcacttatagcgtttcgatctacttcgtcataagcgctattattcgtcgtatcaaacttaaaattttccttTATGGCGGATAGTCAAACTAACCTGCaacaaaaattaattttctaagtgaaattttgtgaaagctttacTGGTTCGTGCTATAGAACTACTGTATTTGGataaataatttcagttcaattaaccactttgcactttttcatcgATATCGCATGGGCGAACACAATCCGAGCGAAATGCTTAGTGATTGACTGAGCTACACCACTCAACGGTACAAACCCCCCACCCCCCACCCCACAGTGTTGTATTAtgaccactcaatatatcacagTGAACCGTCAgatgtgagacgaatctgaaaactgattgcgaccgATTCGAAAACCGTAAGtaataatttcattgcattatttctaataaactatcaagatttatcaaaatcttattgaacAATGGAAATCCGTCTTAGGAAAGAGTTGAtgtgtcagcatcattcactgcaatactgggaaaatagCAAGTTCTTACTAATCAAAGCTCAATACGATGGATATTAACACATCATCCTACACTGAggatgtctgttagtcccaagcagtcatctggttggttggTTCCATGTTTAAGTgcattttttctcattttttatattatgtcacatttttttttctcattttttatattttgtcacaccccttgctttgaactcaaattttgggtaaattttgttctccgtgtccctttagaaatgtcagataggaacaaccccaatgAAAAAACGTTGAGCTGCTGTGTCGATTTTGTCgactgaaaataaaatttaaatatgatatagtcgttatttgagcgggtaAACTTGTGGTTTCAAGAACACGCTCTGTCGTGctaatttaataaaaacaagattttttcaaaaagttcaggACCCTATTCTTATGCGACTACTGGTTGCCTGGGTTTCGATACAAAATTTTGCCTTCTGTGAATTCGTTACattgcaacaatttttcaaagagttcCAGAGGGtcgttcaaataaaaaaatacccaagtgattttttcattgaattcataaAAGGTGAGTTGTGGATGATTGGTTTGTTGGGCAAAGTTATACGTATTCAGAAGTTATGCAAATAAGCAGAACACACGAATCACCCGCAACTTACGGGTTTAAATGGTAAAAATATCTCGGATGCTTACTTTTGtgtttgaacaaccctctgaaactctttcaaaaattacagaaatGTAACAGATTCACTTTGAACTTCAGATTATTTGTCATCAAAATTTCAACCGATTCGAACTATCAGAAGCCGAAATATTGATCCTaaaacttgagcattttgtatgaaagaaCGGCAAACTGTCAAAGCTTTCTGGAAATATATTGTCAAAGttataatactctatgcccttgaAAAGACTAAGATACTCAgtaattcatacattttaccCACAGACATCTCCACTgcagggtgtgtgatgtacctgctctcCAACATAAACTACTATTCCATCAAACACATCTGAAAATCTACATAAAACTCGATGTTTTCACACTCTGctgtattatttttatatttgtgTGCCAGATCTTTATAATTTTGTATTGCAATTTCCCAGTttcaatataaatatatataaatatataaatatttcaaataatcataattttgatccaaatttacagagtttgtttaaatattgcaatttgtactaaaagctctttatttaccATATAATTGATTTAAATTTACCGAACAtaaatacaattttattttcctCGATACCAAAATTACTAGCCCAAGTTGATAGTTTATCAaggctaagctaagctatataCAAAGACTATAAGCATAAACTGCCGATTGTCTAAGCATGTATGGTTAATCCAAACTATTAAAATATCTGGAACATCAAAATTATAAACCAACGGACATGAGCTTGTGGAAGGTTTAtttagctaattctggaagttttcagttgaccgagagtgaagctcatatACTTTTCTGAAATCAATAGGGACCTAAAgccatgtcccaattttagtgccaaacgcttaagtttaggccaataacacatgtttactcaattttctagtgttttccgttggtttgaacccaaaaaacattttttttaattttgtcacaccccttagcttaaactcaaattttgggtgtattttgttttccgtgtcccttccgaaatgtcagataggaacaatcccagtgttaaaactaaaacccctgtggtgtttttgtcgactaagcgaacgtcaaacatgatcttaagtgtcaaggttcatttatggacccaatttttaaattaaagtttaaacaagatatagccgttatttgagcgggaaaaaatgctaaagtagttgcagtaagatgctctttcgtgttattaaataaaaacaaggtttcattaaaaattttaggacccaattgggtcctaaaactttttacaaaatcttttacaa includes:
- the LOC5577110 gene encoding developmental protein eyes absent isoform X2; amino-acid sequence: MLKLSVDSWDNCKLTGKRSRTEGPETAERSRTYNSTSVSSLSSGGSTDSCLPPSSSTLHYPTASHSAGSYSLLNNNYRPLSGSSNIHSAHNGLSLSYGASHHSSTSGGTVVSRLNGGASSTITSGGSSSAGTAGNSLDGLPTSNALSNSSVGLNSTGHGTSATALASSELGMSHWLTDGTVKSEIRSPGLDAAISGGNLAVGSAHLDSSLFCANPNNLDALQSSTNSYDKSEYYPYAYNMQQYAPFTYSSYGSPYQTRTSSKIPSPNTYLPSSYAAAAANNNSAQIYSSYGYNNFAQFGTSQQDYYNYNDPTYSPYYQTATYPPYVSSPGSSGSQSFHVAAGLSAESPSEGHSAATPTMLAHSHSPQSPLSISPTIQAGSAAAVAAAAAAAAAKSTPSGKPGRARGRRHAHPSPTRSSTSEPGVTEKAPERIFVWDLDETIIIFHSLLTGTHAAKYNKSRDHHVQLGYRMEELIFNMADAFFFFNDLEECDQVHIDDVSSDDNGQDLSNYNFSADGFHPGTAQGAPPNICLPNGVRGGVDWMRKLAFRYRKIKDTYNTYRNNVGGLLGPQKREHWLQVRSDIDFETDNWHSLTLKCLNMIAQRENCVNVLVTTTQLVPALAKVLLYGLGQIFPIENIYSANKIGKESCFERIVTRFGRKSTYVVVGDGQDEESAAKNLNFPFWRISSHSDIRSLHTALEMNFL
- the LOC5577110 gene encoding developmental protein eyes absent isoform X1, producing MVTLMPCSYISAPRISIIDKMIEIEPKGKRSRTEGPETAERSRTYNSTSVSSLSSGGSTDSCLPPSSSTLHYPTASHSAGSYSLLNNNYRPLSGSSNIHSAHNGLSLSYGASHHSSTSGGTVVSRLNGGASSTITSGGSSSAGTAGNSLDGLPTSNALSNSSVGLNSTGHGTSATALASSELGMSHWLTDGTVKSEIRSPGLDAAISGGNLAVGSAHLDSSLFCANPNNLDALQSSTNSYDKSEYYPYAYNMQQYAPFTYSSYGSPYQTRTSSKIPSPNTYLPSSYAAAAANNNSAQIYSSYGYNNFAQFGTSQQDYYNYNDPTYSPYYQTATYPPYVSSPGSSGSQSFHVAAGLSAESPSEGHSAATPTMLAHSHSPQSPLSISPTIQAGSAAAVAAAAAAAAAKSTPSGKPGRARGRRHAHPSPTRSSTSEPGVTEKAPERIFVWDLDETIIIFHSLLTGTHAAKYNKSRDHHVQLGYRMEELIFNMADAFFFFNDLEECDQVHIDDVSSDDNGQDLSNYNFSADGFHPGTAQGAPPNICLPNGVRGGVDWMRKLAFRYRKIKDTYNTYRNNVGGLLGPQKREHWLQVRSDIDFETDNWHSLTLKCLNMIAQRENCVNVLVTTTQLVPALAKVLLYGLGQIFPIENIYSANKIGKESCFERIVTRFGRKSTYVVVGDGQDEESAAKNLNFPFWRISSHSDIRSLHTALEMNFL